The DNA window TACTGATCTGTTTGAATGTAAATCATGACATTTGTTTCACTTGTGAATTGTTTTAAATAGTTTTAGAGAGAGATAGGGAGAGGTTTATTTTTAGTTGCAAAAGTGATGAATTGCTCATTTGTAACGATGGCTTATGACTTTACACAGAAGAGAGTTTGAATTATAACTTTACTATTGCGTGATGCTTAACTGCTCTCTGATTATCTTGTTCTTGCTTGAATAATTTTCTGGGTCTTTATAGAATAATCAATATTAAATACATGGGATGTATATTGTGGAATAGGCAGCACAGCTTTTTTCTTATTGGTTCAATTTGTTGTTTTTGATCGTTTCAATTCACTGAGAGGGAAATGAAAGGTGCAAGGGGATCAGAAATCCTCCTAAAACAGAAACAATAACTGCAACAGAATATCCCCTTAAAAAAGAATATCAGTTTTTTTTAAAGACATCTAATTAATGAACATGAATCCACCAAGCACAAGATGTGCAAAGAATAGAATGTTACTCAGTCACTGCAAATACACAGGAAAACACCAAAGTTATGACACCAATAACCAACCAATATAGACTCCCGACAACTAAACAACCTATGACAGCATACATAATTTACTTATAGCCCTTATATTTTCACGCTCTCATGAATACTATATTGACCCTCATGCCTTATACAATGCCTGATTACTCCCATCCATATGACAGATAGTGCTGttcataaaaaccaaaaaaacaaaCTGAACTGGGACAGTATATAAACTAACTTATGCTCTGTTACACAGTTCCCTAACTTTAAATTCATATGGTGCACCATAGTTCACTAAACAGAACCAAACTAGCAAACACAGTTTACTTTTTactctatattttttaaaaacatcttAATCTCTAACTTCCACTCACCCAGTTTGGATCACATCACAATCTCAAAGTTCAACTTCAACTTAGTTGCAGATAACAGTTTGGTAACCAAATTGGTACGAAAACCGATATATTGCATGCCCATTTAGCCTTTTCCTCATCAGTGTTATAAAATAGCGGCGCTATGGCGGATATACATGGCGGTTTTTGGGCATTTTGCAATGACAACTATTGGCCGATATTGCAGATTTTCACGCCATAATCCGCTGTAACGGCGCTGCTTTGGTGGGATTCTGGCTCTCCGCTATCCGCCATCGCCAATATTGTTCCTCATTCACCTCAAGCTACTTCTCCTCTATAAATGAGGCTTCAGATATTCTTAGCTCCGAAGAAGTGGAGCAAAttaagaaagaaataaaaatagacaCGGATTGCTGAGAAAAAAGTTATAATATTGCATTTCTCTTATTATTTTTGGTTTCTTGTGGGGAAGCTATGATCGCATGAAAGGCAGGATCCATGGCTTGTGGTGGCAAAAAAAGCCAATTCTTCAATTTTAACATCTGAGTTTGATAATAAATGatagaaagaaataaaatgaagccACATATGATTTTATTAAACCAAAGCAGTTTGGCCGCTTGTGAAGGTTGATTGGGCATAAGAAACTAGTTTGTTTTGTAAACAGTTTGCCTGCGAACCAGACCACTTCTAATCCTTGCCTTTGTATCCTTCCTCCATTCACCCGAATATCTGTCTTTGATAATCAGATGAAGGCAGATATATACCTTCAAGTAACCCATGAGCTGAAACTCAAAGCATCTGAGAAAACAAGCCTTTCCAAGATGTTTAAGAAGGAAGAGAGCTCTAACTAAAACTTGGAACCTGGACTGGAAATATGAAGTCATATTTATATAATATCTAGAGTTTAGACTTCGGCTAGTGCCTACCTCTAAGCCAGTTCTCTTTTGGCACTAATGCTCTATTAAGTTGAAATGGTGTTACTTTGTGAGATTTACTTTGGTAGGAACgtattctttttttttggaatgatAGGAACATACTCTTTTTTTGGAATGATAGGAACATATTCTGTTTTTTTGAATGATAGGAACATATTCTATCACTGGTATATTTCTTACTTGAGCAAGTGTCTACATTTGCTACCATCTCTATATGGCATCTCAACCATATTCCACAGTTCCACACTTTGTTCTTGTCTAGTTTACTACATTTTCTATTGTGAAATGTTAACTAATTGTATGATAGTATATACCGTCAATCTACTGCTGCCTCCATATTTTTAAATACAGAGAAACATTCCACGTAATTACAGATTGCATGAAAGATTCAACTGAGGTTTGAAACTCATATGCTGTTAATATATTGATTATGCTTGTCGATGATGTTATTTAAATTTTGGTTAGGTGGACATCAGGGTGGCACCTGGATCTCATGCTACTGAAGCTGCAGTTAACAAACAACTAAATGATAAAGAACGTGTAGCTGCTGCACTTGAAAACCCAAACCTTGTGGATATGGTGGATGAATGCCTTGCGCCATCATATGATTGAAGGATCTTTCTTTCATCCCAATTCTACGAATCTGTAGGATCTTTTGTTTCTTTGCTAGTAGTTGGTAAGCTTTATCTGtatgatatatttttgttttttttgctgAGGACATATTTGTTATGCAATTTGTGCCTACTACATGTAATTGTAGTTCAATAGGGTTATAGGAATACACAGTTGAAAAAATGTAATAGCTGAATGGGATACCAAGGCTTATTGATTATTAGCTCTAGTGAAGAAAAGGAAAATTCTTTTTAAAAGTTCTCAGCTTGTTTCAGTCAGAGTGATCATCTGTTAAGTTTACACCACACTCAGTTCCTGTCTTCATTCCTATGTTTGCACTTTAGTTTCTCCTAATTACATTgaagtttatttaaaataaaatatactcaTTTTACGTGATAAAGTCAAAGGTTTATGCATGAATTTTTCTACTGTAATGTTATTTTATATACCACACTTCCCATTATTTCATGTTTCAGTGAATGAAATATCATATATCTATGTACAATAGCAAAATATCATAGACGATGTTCTTCACATGGAGGGCTCTTTGAGTTGATATTCTAAATTGAAATTGTCCAATATTTTTTAGAGCTACTTTTTTCCTCTTCACCTATTTATTGAAAACCTCACTCCTTAGGATTTCGAGAAAAACACAATAtcaacctcaatttctttgttttACCCTCCCATTTTCAATTGTAAGCCTAAAAAATATGACTTTTTTTCATGACTTAAAAAACTACACAGATAGACAAACCAGGAAATAGTGTTTACTGTGAAACAAGTGGCGATCATTGTTAATTGAACAAAACCGAATTTAAGGGCATTACTTCTAAGGGTGCATGTGAAAAATCCAAAATGCCACTCAAATAGGGAAATGTATTTTTGGACAAActgataaattataaaaaatttgggACTTTATTTGTGAAAGTTGttgtgtttaaaaaataaaaaacagatgTAGAAAACGTAACATAAATTAGCATCATTCATTGATATGACATACATTATAATCGTAACATTACATAAATAATTGTTAACGTAAATTTAACATTACATTTTATCATAGTGATAGTTAAAGacgtttcaacatctttagaatATCTTTGGTTGATCTTGCAAtctttaaatacaattttttgtttCGTAATGATAAAATATACTCAACATCACTGTATCTTCCTTTTGTTGTCAATCGGGAGTGAACAATAATAGAACTTCACAACTCTTTGATTGTCTGGGTAGTGCAATCGATTCTCAAGTGTGAGTTTTTTAGATCGAAAAAACAAGTGATCTATGTGAACCTTAATTTAAGAAGAGTTTTTCGCCATTGAAGTAGGAAAAATTGAGATATAAATATTGAGACATTTTATGTGTGATTTTACTAACAAGACGAGAGACACCCATATTCCAGAGATGTACTTCTTGATACACTTTATTTCGTTTAGTAAAATTAGGGTGGATGTGAAAAATCTCTTTGATAAGTTCTTCGTGGACAAGTGTATGATTCTCCTCTTCTTTACCAAGCAAAACTGAAACATCATGATAATCGATGTTACCGTCACCTTAACATCTACAATCTATAcaatgtatttgtgcataaaaattgAAATCTCTTCAATATGATTGATTTTTGGTAAAGGTGGTGAATGGGATGATTTTCTAATGCAAGCACCTTTGGAGAATCCGTAAAAGTGTGTCAACATGTTTCAAATCAGACAGAGATCACATCGTTGAATTGTCACTCTATGTTGGTTTGACTTTTTTTGGAGCATCCTTTATTTTTTATCGACTGCAAGGGTGGTTTCAAATAAGTGGTTTATGAATAGGAAATCTTCTCGAGTTGCTCTTTGATGTGCAATTTCATGTTGTCATCAATTTTCAAAAACCTCTCTTGAATCACTTCTCATTTGGTCTTGatagatatattttatttatcgTCCTTcatcacaccatcatcatcaaaccgAAGCCTTTTCCAGTGAGTGTAAATACCATCCTTTCTTATGGGGCTATCAAGTTTCACCTTCTTTGAAATTAAACTAGCACATGGAAGATCGTATGTCTTTCTAAGTGTACAACCACACTTTGAGCTATTTGAACCCACTTTTTGAGCTCGTTTTACTTCatgataaataaaattcaatccctCTTGAATTATATTGCCCACCAACTGCGAATAAAAATTGTTGTCTCTGAATCTATATTTTAATACTATAATACTGCGACCAAATGATATTTGTATCTCGTTATACTGATTTTGGATCATTTGGTTCACGGAGTTCCAATCTTTACATAAATCGCCATTACTATTTCCCAACCAATTCTTCAATGTAGCATGAGCAGATTCAGTTTTGTTAGTTGTTGTATTTTCAAAGTGTCTAACCTGATCGCTACATGCACAAACAATCTTACCCACTTGGTATAGAATTGTACTTtcaacatattttaataaaattcaaatactTATCACAGACCCTCCTAAAATGTATTACAGATTCGACACATAACTCTTCTATAAAAGAATTTATTATAACATTTCAGACATTCAATATGTCTTTTCCATTATCACACTAGCTTTGACCATTTTTGCATCTTTAACCTTGATTTGTTTGGTCCCTACAACATGCTTAAGTTTAGTTCTCACATTTTTGTTATTGATACCTCCCAAGTAATGCATATGATGTAGAAAACACCTTTGCAACCAAATTCATCAACGCAGTATCGCGATCAGTGACAATGACCTTTGGCATATTTTCTTGGTCATTCAACATAGTCTGATACACTTCTAAAGCCCAAGTGACATTGTCCTCCTTTTCCCTTTTCAAAAAAGCTAATCTGATTGAAAAAATCATATCCTTAGAAGTAACACCAACAATGGTGTATTAGAATTTATTATCATTTTGGTAATAgtacaattcaaaatcaattttgttaaaactatccaaacaatATTAATCGATAATAATCACTTCTATATCATTGTATTCAAACACTAATCAATTCTTTTAAACTCAATTCtgttaaaatcaattatacaaaATTCAATTCTCTCATAATCAATTTTATTCACTGCCAATCCAAGTTTCATTGATATTACAAGTTGATTATTAAAATGGGCCAAAAAGATTTTGTTAAAACCAAGTATAAAATGAAGCAGATCACATATGTATTATTAATTTGATAATACCAATGTCTACAATAACAAAAGCTTTTGGGACCCAGACTCCCATTTACGAATTTCATTATGTCACACGGAATGCAGTTTCACTAGACTAACCAAGATTACATGACAAAGCTAAACTCTTAACACTGTCAACATTCCAAAATATTAGATGCTAGCAGGTGATGGCAGCTTGATCTTAGATATCTTTTCCGATGACATACTCGCCAAGTCATATAAGGCAGGACAAGACCTTTCAAAGAAGTCATTTGAAATTCATTAAGATTCAACAGActaacacaaaacaaacaattatACAGAAAACTTAATTCCTTCATCATCTGTTGAAGTTCCTTTAAAGACCACAAGCTTCCCCTTCTGTTCTAATAGTTTCAATGCACGATTCAAAATAGTTCTGTCTATCCCTTGAAGTTCTGcagtatataaaatataattagagtCAATGTCAAAACCATTGCAAAGTCCAGCATGCAGGAATTAGCAGTATATCTAATCATAATAAAAAGCCCTTAAAAAGACAGCTGATAGACTTACAAATGTAAGTTTGCGAAGTAGATTAAGGGCTAAATGCCAATAGGCAACACACTCAAGGTGAAGTAAACGTAAGGCACTTCTTGTTTCACAATGAGGGATGGGGTCCATAAGTCTGTTTGCTTGGCACCATATGATGTTTATAATATATCTCATGATATTATTAACTTGCTAAGTTATGCTACAAAGAAACATATTGGCTTTTGAATTCAGGGCATCATGGCGTTCCCCATAAGCTACTTGAATACAATGCATCTATTCTGTGCAGCACCAGAAGTGATGGTGTGGTGTGAGTTTATGGTTACAAGGTAACATGACAGTCACCAATAAAACATTTCCATTATTTTGGAATTGGTTCCCATTAGATATGAGCCTTAATTAGGAAGTAATAATAAGGTCttgttaattaatattattaggcAGTTTTATCATTAATAGGCAGTAGTTTATTTATTAGTAGgcagtttttttattttaaaatagccATCATATTCATATGTAACTGCACTGCAGTTAGACTAAGAGTTAGTTAATTAGGAGAATGAAAGTGTTGTCTATAAATAGAGGGGGTGATTGAGAGAGAGGATATCTTGGATTTTGATTGGAAAGAGGTCATTTTGGTATCGAGAAGGTGCATACCGTTGAAGTTCTGCAATTATCATTCTGTGATCAAAGGGATTTTCCCTATTTACTTTTCTATATAAGTTGGCTTCTATCAGTTCCACTCTATTTTATGTAATTGTCAGACATACTTCTACTTGTATTTTACAATTTGACATTATTAGTTTTAGATTTTGAACTTTCATATCAATTATCTTTAAAATTACTTGTTCCAAGCATAAAAATATTGACTCACTCTTTAGTTTAATGTTCATACTTTCATATTAATTTTATACTGGCTTTTATGTGATTTATACAGCCGTATCGTGTCTGATAATTTTCAAAATATGTTATATCATACCCCTGAGTCTATGTCGTACTAGACTGTGTATGCGCGTGTAAAGCTTAAACCTTTAATGTCACAACTCCACTTAAATGTTAGAAAAGAAAATTGGAAACCCCAGCATATTTGATCCTAATTCCGTTCTTTCCACTAGAAAAAGATTAAATAATTACTATTTTAAAGTAATCATTAGGAATCAGATCACACGCAAACTTGCTTTTTGAataacttcaaaaaaaaattagaatctaGACAAATTACACTGTATTTCAATTTGATCTACATTTAAAACAATAATCACCCCTCCACCATAAGTAAGAATGTTCTCTATAAGTACAATGTTCTCAAGGTGCCATGGCATATTTTTGCTGACATGTCCATTTTATCTTAGCTTGTTCCCACCACCTATAATGGTTAATCGTTTTTGTTAGTATACTGTTCTTAGATTTCATACTAGTCTATGACCTTAAATGATATTTTCACCTTATACGGCTCCTCATGattaaatcaattcaaaaatctTAAACAACCCTCTTATTTTTCTGTTGAGAATGTTTCATTTTATAGTACAGGACACAAACTTGCAGTGGCAAAGGTCAGATGTTAGACGAAAGACAACCGAGCTCTGACATTATGTTAAAGGACCACTTGTACTGAAAGTTTAAGCAAATAATAAACGTCCAATGAAGATTTTACCTATAAATTAGTAAAAGAATGACTTTCAATTTACAGAAATAAAGAATTTGGGATATAAGGCAGAAAAGATATGTCAACCTCAAGCCTAGCTTTCTCACTAACTTATGTTTTGGTGTTGCCTTCTAACAATGAAATTAACCGAGTTAGATATTTAAACATGAGCTTATATTCTATCCATTTTGGAGGGTTAGATATTAACGTTACACTATAAGTAAGCAAAAAAATGTAGCTTGTTATTTTAGCAACTCGAGTCTTTCACTTGCAGTAAATTTTGTTTACAGTTTTTTAACTAACATTAGTTTTATTAGTTTTATGATTGTGTAAAGCTTCTTTAAGCAaatcatttgaattttcattTTTGTTGCTTGCAGTTGCACACTTTCCCCATCACCCTAATGTGAgcataaacattttttaaaatactatatCAAACACAACTAAAATGTAAAGATAAAAGACAAAGCACTGAATGTTATACTATGGATATCCAAAAACACTTTCGGGGTATTGACTCTCTGTCAATGTTGTTGATGGCAGTCTATGTCCGAGAGCCAAACTCCTGCCATACTGGCCGCTTTGCAGCGCCGTTATAGTGGATTATGGCAGAAAAACCCACAATATCACTAATATTTACCATTGCAGCAAGCCCAAAAACCCCATGTATATCCGCCATAGCGCCGCCACGGCGGATATTTGATAACACTGCTCTCTGCCATGATCACTTTCATCTTATCTTTAGCTGAGCCTAAGTAAAATTAAGGAAATATATCTATTTGAATTTCAGTCTATCCCTCAATCACCATTAACAATAAAAAGTCCCGTCCAAAAGACCTGATCCAAccaaattagtgggaaacaaataGAAAAGCAATACTATTTTTACATAGATCAACCAAAAGTATCACATCAAGTCCTATAATGAACTAGATATAATTTCCAAACTTGAGCTATCTCAAATTCTAATATTAAATACAACCTAACCTACAGGTATCATTCGGCATGTTACCTGTTCCTTGAGATTCAGTTCCAAAGCGTATTTCCTCAATTGTCACCACACCATCTTCCAGTCCATTatcttttgcctataaatattaCAGCTAATTCAATCACAAGGCAATAAATACCTATTTGCATGAAGTGATTATTAAACTAAAATTCAAACTTACAAACTGTAGTAAAATGTCAGCCCAATCTTGAATCCGATGCCATAAAATAAGACATTTCCTATGTCCTTTATCCATCCATTCAGCTCGTCCTGTCAAACAGAATAACAAACCTGAGACATGTCCCCCTCGACCCAATTACCAGCATTACAAATCTAAAAACACGTAGCATACCCTCAGAAACTAAGGCTGAAAGGAACGCTTCTCTAGCTTCATGAGTAAGAGACCCTGCACTATCGAAAATCCGAAAACAATCATTCAACAAAAAAGTGGaaataaacaaaacacaaaaCCAAGCGAGTGTTTATAAAAAGGACTCGTCGATTCAACAACCCCCATGGAAATTGGCAACAAAAGCAGGAAATTCAAGCTTACTTTCAATTACAGTATTAGTAAAAAGTGGAAATTCATCTTCAATTGCAATCACAAAAACCTTCTGTGTTTTACAGTAATCTATAATAAGCTCTTTCCATAACTGTATTTGTTTCTCTCTAGTGTCCCTTACTGGCTGCAAACTGAAAAAGCAGAATCCAAAATCAAAGTCCTAATCAACCACAAGTCAATCACTTTTTCACTACTAACAATCACACAATAAGAAATAACAATTATGCATTGAAATTTGCAAATAAAAGAGTAAAAAAAATgaactttttaattaaatatccaATGAAGTTACTTGAATCAATTGAATATGCACAATTTGtcaaatttgaaaagaaaaaaaaaaaagaatttgaagaaaaagaggaatTTACGTGAAGTAAGGTGGGTAATTGAAGAAATTAGGTAGTTTGAATTCTCCCAATTTTTGCATCTTTCAAGTGTTTCAATCTCAAAAGCTCGAACTATTTTTCCCCAATTAGTTGAAGGCGCGTGACGGATTTGGTGAATTGTCACGTGATTAAGTTGATTGCGCGGGTTACATGAACGAATGAAAAGAGGAAAGGCGAAACTGGCACTCTGCCAACCCTAGCACGATGAtgatggaagaaaaagaagaagactgATGTAGGAGAAGCAAGCATAACATGAAAAACGACAACGGTTTGGggtagagctgtcaatatggctACCCGGTCCTAAACGGGCCCGCCCGAGGCTTTTTAGGGTTGGGGCAAAAAGCCCtgtataatatgggctcgagatttactatCCGAGTCCGGTCTTATATGATTTCAGACTACCCGATCCTAaatgagtttttttattttaaaaaattaaaaaaaaaacttcataatatttattagaaataaaattaaatattatattattttaaacataatatatttttaaataaaattaaatattatattattttaaacataatatatttttaagtattatattatctcttataaatactataatgtgtttttaaatacaatataatacttgaatatttattataagagaaaaacta is part of the Vicia villosa cultivar HV-30 ecotype Madison, WI linkage group LG2, Vvil1.0, whole genome shotgun sequence genome and encodes:
- the LOC131651824 gene encoding vacuolar protein sorting-associated protein 25 yields the protein MQKLGEFKLPNFFNYPPYFTLQPVRDTREKQIQLWKELIIDYCKTQKVFVIAIEDEFPLFTNTVIERSLTHEAREAFLSALVSEGRAEWMDKGHRKCLILWHRIQDWADILLQFAKDNGLEDGVVTIEEIRFGTESQGTELQGIDRTILNRALKLLEQKGKLVVFKGTSTDDEGIKFSV